The DNA region ACACAAAAACTCCCGCTTTCCAGAATGAGGGCTGAGAAAAATTGTGGGCCGGACTTGCCAGGCGGCGGCGTATCCTTAAATATAGGAGAACCCCATTCCGGAAAATCGTGCCTGTTCCTGCTTGCCAAGGGGGACGGCTTTCTGTAAGAGAAAACTCTTTTGCGAAATTCACCTAATCTCCAAACGGAGAGAGCATCATGAAAAACGACATCCATCCTGAGGTTTACAAGGCCAAGATCCACTGTGCATGCGGTTACGAGAGCGAGCTGCTCTCCACCAAGGGCGAGCACATCGAGGTCGAAATCTGCTCCAACTGCCACCCCTTCTTCACGGGCAAGCAGCGCTTTGTGGACACCGCCGGCCGCATCGATCGCTTCCGCAAGAAGTACGCGAAGTTCGAAAAGGGCGCGGACAAGAAGTAGCTTCCGTATGCTGCACGTGGCGAACTTCCTCTCTTCAGTGCGCCGGGTTTTCGGCCCTCTTGTTGCGCAAGCCAGCTCCGTTGGCGGCCAGGCCGTCATGGAAGGCGTGATGATGCGCAATGCCGACACCCTGGCCATTGCCGTGCGCAAGTGCGACAACTCCATCTATGTGGAGAAGTGGCCGTGGTTTTCCCTTACGGACAGGATTCCGTGGGTCAAGAAGCCGTTTCTGCGCGGCTTCCCGGTCCTGGTGGAGACACTGGTCAACGGCATCAAGGCGCTCAACTTCTCGGCCGTGCAGGCCG from Oceanidesulfovibrio marinus includes:
- the rpmE gene encoding 50S ribosomal protein L31, with protein sequence MKNDIHPEVYKAKIHCACGYESELLSTKGEHIEVEICSNCHPFFTGKQRFVDTAGRIDRFRKKYAKFEKGADKK